A region from the Mycolicibacterium litorale genome encodes:
- a CDS encoding LutB/LldF family L-lactate oxidation iron-sulfur protein, producing MSTFLGTPGTGNLRGDEAFPRAARKALRDTQMRRNVGHATRTIRTKRLNAVGECADWEELRAAGSALKQDVLARLPELLDELERNVTARGGVVHWARDAAEANRIVGDLTRAAGADEVVKVKSMATQEIGLNEYLESIGIAAVETDLAELIVQLGHDKPSHILVPAIHRNRAEIREIFLREMPGATDLTDEPRVLAMAARAHLRRKFLSAKVAVSGANFGVAETGTLAVVESEGNGRMCLTLPQTLITVMGIEKVVPRFTDLEVFMQLLPRSSTAERMNPYTSMWTGVHPGDGPQEFHLVLLDNGRTSVLADEVGRAALHCIRCSACLNVCPVYERTGGHAYGSVYPGPIGAILSPQLTGTSGHDDPNASLPYASSLCGACFDACPVRIDIPSILVHLRAKQVDAERGGMPSGQDLAMKAAGWAMASPRRFSLAEKALAAGRLAADADHRITMLPWPGSKWTGSRDMPEPPAETFRQWWSRTHG from the coding sequence GTGAGCACGTTCCTCGGCACCCCGGGCACCGGAAACCTACGCGGCGACGAAGCGTTCCCGCGGGCCGCGCGAAAGGCTCTGCGGGACACGCAGATGCGCCGCAACGTCGGCCACGCCACCCGCACGATCCGCACGAAACGGCTGAACGCGGTGGGCGAATGCGCCGACTGGGAGGAGTTGCGCGCGGCGGGCAGCGCCCTGAAACAGGACGTGCTGGCGCGCCTACCCGAACTGCTCGACGAACTCGAGCGCAACGTCACCGCGCGCGGCGGGGTGGTGCACTGGGCGCGCGACGCGGCCGAGGCCAACCGCATCGTCGGTGACCTGACCCGGGCCGCGGGCGCCGACGAGGTGGTCAAGGTCAAGTCGATGGCCACCCAGGAGATCGGGCTCAACGAGTACCTGGAGTCCATCGGTATCGCGGCGGTGGAGACCGACCTGGCCGAGTTGATCGTGCAGCTCGGGCACGACAAGCCGAGCCACATCCTGGTGCCGGCGATCCACCGCAACCGAGCGGAGATCCGGGAGATCTTCCTGCGGGAGATGCCGGGAGCGACGGACCTGACCGATGAGCCGCGCGTACTGGCCATGGCCGCCCGCGCCCATCTGCGCCGCAAGTTCCTGTCGGCGAAGGTGGCCGTCAGCGGGGCGAATTTCGGTGTGGCCGAGACGGGTACGCTCGCCGTCGTCGAATCCGAGGGCAACGGCCGGATGTGCCTGACGCTGCCGCAGACGCTGATCACCGTCATGGGGATCGAGAAGGTGGTCCCGCGCTTCACCGACCTCGAGGTGTTCATGCAGTTGCTGCCGCGGTCCTCGACGGCCGAGCGGATGAACCCCTACACCTCGATGTGGACCGGGGTGCACCCCGGTGACGGCCCGCAGGAGTTCCATCTGGTGCTGCTCGACAACGGCCGCACCAGCGTGCTCGCCGACGAGGTGGGTCGCGCTGCGCTGCACTGCATCCGGTGCAGCGCGTGTCTCAACGTGTGCCCGGTCTACGAACGCACCGGCGGGCACGCCTACGGCTCGGTCTACCCGGGTCCCATCGGGGCGATCCTGTCGCCCCAGCTCACCGGGACCAGCGGCCACGACGACCCCAACGCCTCACTGCCGTACGCGTCGTCGCTGTGCGGCGCCTGCTTCGACGCGTGCCCCGTCCGCATCGACATCCCGTCGATCCTGGTGCATCTGCGCGCGAAGCAGGTGGACGCCGAACGCGGCGGGATGCCCAGTGGGCAGGATCTCGCGATGAAGGCCGCGGGATGGGCGATGGCCTCACCGCGCCGGTTCTCCCTCGCCGAGAAGGCGCTGGCCGCAGGGCGGCTGGCCGCCGACGCCGACCACCGGATCACGATGCTGCCGTGGCCCGGCTCGAAGTGGACGGGCAGCCGCGACATGCCCGAACCGCCGGCCGAGACCTTTCGCCAGTGGTGGAGCCGCACCCATGGATGA
- a CDS encoding LutC/YkgG family protein has protein sequence MDDARSIVLDRIRQALAGAPPAPVTVPRDYDHARMDGRGDVERFAETVGEYRARVHRVTGAVAATVATLLPAGGRVVVPSDVPAEWIEGLDVVRDSPPLSNAELDAAAAVLTGCAVGIAATGTIVLDAGAAQGRRALTLIPDHHICVVFGRQIVDTVPQGFAALDPSRPLTFISGPSATSDIELNRVEGVHGPRTLDVLIVD, from the coding sequence ATGGATGACGCCAGATCGATTGTGCTGGATCGTATCCGGCAGGCGCTCGCCGGTGCACCACCGGCGCCGGTCACGGTTCCGCGAGACTACGACCACGCCCGGATGGACGGCCGCGGAGATGTCGAGCGGTTCGCCGAGACGGTCGGCGAGTACCGGGCGCGGGTGCACCGGGTCACCGGTGCGGTGGCGGCGACGGTCGCCACGTTGCTTCCGGCCGGCGGACGGGTGGTGGTTCCCTCCGACGTACCCGCCGAGTGGATCGAGGGCCTCGACGTGGTGCGCGACTCCCCGCCCCTGTCGAACGCCGAACTCGACGCTGCCGCCGCGGTGCTGACCGGATGTGCGGTCGGCATCGCCGCCACCGGGACCATCGTGCTGGACGCCGGTGCGGCACAGGGCAGGCGAGCGCTCACGCTGATCCCCGACCACCACATCTGTGTCGTGTTCGGCCGGCAGATCGTCGACACCGTTCCGCAGGGGTTCGCGGCGCTGGACCCGTCGCGGCCGTTGACGTTCATCTCCGGCCCGAGCGCCACCAGCGACATCGAGCTCAACCGGGTCGAGGGTGTGCACGGCCCGCGGACGCTCGACGTGCTGATCGTGGACTGA
- a CDS encoding LacI family DNA-binding transcriptional regulator, whose amino-acid sequence MREVAAAAAVSVGTVSNVLNSPDKVAPATVAHVHAAIEELGFVRNDAARQLKAGRSRSVGLVVLDVGNPFFTDIARAAEQRAGEHNLTVLLGTSDDDPRRERAYLDAFDEQRVFGLLVSPIGDDLDRLRASRQRGTPVVLVDRDGTGTPFDSVAVDDVAGARLAVDHLCATGRRRIAFVSGPTELRQVRDRLRGAREAVGDVAGATLEVIDTPALTVLAGRAVGERLRQRPPGRRPDAVFCANDLLAIGVLQALALMGDIRVPDDIALVGYDDIDFARSAVVPLTSVRQPTRAIGTTAVDLLMAAAEEGSAHSAGHIVFQPELVTRDST is encoded by the coding sequence ATGCGGGAGGTGGCCGCGGCGGCGGCCGTCTCCGTCGGCACCGTGTCCAACGTCCTGAATTCACCCGACAAGGTCGCCCCGGCCACCGTCGCCCACGTACACGCCGCGATCGAGGAGTTGGGGTTCGTCCGCAACGACGCCGCCCGCCAACTCAAGGCCGGCCGGTCCCGCAGCGTGGGGTTGGTCGTGCTCGACGTGGGCAACCCGTTCTTCACCGACATCGCCCGGGCCGCCGAACAGCGTGCCGGCGAACACAATCTGACCGTGCTGCTCGGCACGTCCGACGACGACCCTCGCCGCGAGCGCGCGTACCTCGACGCGTTCGACGAACAACGGGTGTTCGGACTGCTGGTGTCCCCGATCGGCGACGACCTGGACCGGCTGCGCGCCTCCCGCCAGCGCGGCACACCGGTCGTGCTGGTCGACCGCGACGGCACCGGGACGCCGTTCGATTCGGTGGCGGTCGACGACGTCGCGGGCGCCCGCCTCGCCGTCGATCATCTCTGCGCCACCGGTCGCCGGCGGATCGCCTTCGTCAGCGGGCCCACCGAACTGCGACAGGTGCGCGATCGTCTGCGCGGCGCCCGGGAGGCCGTCGGCGACGTTGCCGGCGCCACGCTCGAAGTGATCGACACCCCGGCCCTGACCGTGCTGGCGGGGCGGGCGGTGGGGGAGCGGCTGCGGCAGCGCCCGCCCGGCCGCCGCCCCGACGCGGTGTTCTGCGCCAACGATCTGCTCGCCATCGGCGTACTGCAGGCGCTGGCCCTGATGGGTGACATCCGGGTGCCCGACGACATCGCGCTGGTGGGCTACGACGACATCGACTTCGCCCGGTCGGCCGTGGTGCCGCTGACGTCGGTGCGACAGCCGACACGGGCCATCGGGACGACGGCGGTGGATCTGTTGATGGCCGCCGCCGAGGAGGGGTCCGCGCATTCGGCCGGGCACATCGTGTTCCAGCCCGAACTGGTGACGCGCGACTCGACCTGA